In the Aromatoleum bremense genome, one interval contains:
- the aceF gene encoding dihydrolipoyllysine-residue acetyltransferase translates to MSELIEVKVPDIGDYADVPVIELFVKPGDTIKVEDPIATLESDKATMDVPSTAAGVVREVLVQVGDRVAEGKVLIKVEAAGAGTAAAPAAAGSAAAQATPANSGAALEQSKASAPPAAAASAPAPAPAAAGRSTEVKVPDIGDFSDVPVIELFVKVGDTIKVEDSIATLESDKATMDVPSSAAGVVREVKVKVGDRVSEGAVLIVVDSAAGAAAAPAPAATPAAARIAAADATPADAPEAFEQSKLSAPALAQAAAGAPSAVALGGRVHASPSVRAYARELGVDLAQVRATGPKGRIVREDVTTFVKGAMQSGIIPGKAAAAGAGVSLGGGLDLLPWPKIDFSKFGEIEAKPLSRIKKISGQNLARNWVMIPAVTYHEDADITDLEAFRVAINKENEKSGKKLTMLAFIIKASVRALQQFPEFNTSLDGDNLIYKKYFNIAFAADTPNGLVVPVIKNADKKSVFEIAAESGELAKKARDGKLGPADMSGACFTISSLGGIGGTYFAPIVNAPEVAILGVNKSVMKPVWDGKQFVPRLTLPMSLTADHRVIDGALATRFNVYLAQLLSDFRRVML, encoded by the coding sequence ATGAGCGAACTCATTGAAGTGAAAGTCCCGGACATCGGCGATTACGCCGACGTGCCGGTGATCGAGCTGTTCGTCAAGCCCGGCGACACGATCAAGGTCGAGGACCCGATCGCGACGCTCGAATCGGACAAGGCGACGATGGACGTGCCCTCGACCGCCGCCGGCGTCGTGCGCGAAGTGCTGGTGCAGGTCGGCGACCGCGTTGCCGAAGGCAAGGTGCTGATCAAGGTCGAGGCAGCCGGCGCCGGAACCGCTGCGGCACCGGCAGCCGCCGGCAGCGCGGCGGCGCAGGCGACGCCTGCGAATTCCGGCGCCGCGCTGGAACAGTCGAAAGCGTCCGCCCCGCCCGCCGCCGCTGCGTCGGCCCCCGCACCCGCCCCCGCAGCGGCCGGCCGCAGCACCGAAGTGAAAGTTCCGGACATCGGCGATTTCTCGGACGTCCCGGTGATCGAGCTGTTCGTCAAGGTCGGCGACACGATCAAGGTCGAGGACTCGATCGCGACGCTCGAATCGGACAAGGCGACGATGGACGTGCCGTCATCGGCCGCCGGCGTCGTCAGGGAAGTGAAGGTAAAGGTCGGCGACCGGGTTTCCGAAGGCGCGGTGCTGATCGTCGTCGACAGCGCGGCTGGTGCGGCTGCCGCACCCGCTCCCGCTGCAACGCCCGCCGCCGCCCGCATCGCAGCCGCCGACGCGACGCCCGCCGATGCACCCGAGGCGTTCGAGCAGTCGAAGCTGTCCGCTCCTGCGTTGGCGCAGGCGGCTGCCGGCGCCCCGTCCGCGGTGGCCCTTGGCGGCAGGGTGCATGCGAGCCCATCCGTGCGTGCCTACGCCCGCGAACTCGGCGTCGATCTCGCGCAGGTCCGCGCGACCGGACCGAAAGGCCGCATCGTCCGCGAGGATGTCACCACGTTCGTCAAGGGCGCGATGCAAAGCGGCATCATACCGGGCAAGGCAGCGGCGGCCGGTGCCGGCGTAAGTCTCGGCGGCGGGCTCGATCTGCTGCCGTGGCCGAAGATCGATTTCTCGAAGTTCGGCGAGATCGAAGCGAAGCCGCTGTCGCGCATCAAGAAGATCTCCGGCCAGAACCTCGCGCGCAACTGGGTGATGATCCCGGCGGTGACCTACCACGAGGACGCCGACATCACGGATCTCGAGGCCTTCCGCGTCGCGATCAACAAGGAGAACGAGAAGTCGGGCAAGAAGCTGACGATGCTCGCGTTCATCATCAAGGCATCGGTGCGCGCGCTGCAGCAGTTCCCCGAGTTCAACACTTCGCTCGACGGCGACAACCTCATCTACAAGAAGTACTTCAACATCGCCTTCGCGGCGGACACGCCGAACGGGCTCGTCGTGCCGGTCATCAAGAACGCCGACAAGAAGAGCGTATTCGAGATCGCCGCGGAGTCGGGCGAGCTCGCGAAGAAAGCGCGCGACGGCAAGCTGGGCCCCGCCGACATGTCCGGCGCGTGCTTCACGATTTCGAGCCTCGGCGGCATCGGCGGTACGTACTTCGCGCCAATCGTCAATGCGCCGGAAGTCGCGATCCTCGGCGTCAACAAGTCGGTGATGAAGCCGGTGTGGGACGGCAAGCAGTTCGTGCCGCGCCTCACCTTGCCGATGTCGCTGACTGCCGACCATCGGGTCATCGACGGCGCGCTCGCGACGCGCTTCAACGTCTATCTCGCCCAACTCTTGTCCGACTTCCGTCGGGTCATGCTGTAA
- the lpdA gene encoding dihydrolipoyl dehydrogenase, with amino-acid sequence MSQIVEVKVPDIGDFSDVPVIELFVKAGDAIKVDESICTLESDKATMDVPSSAEGVIREVLVKVGDRVGEGAVLLKVETEGAGATPAGAGEAKAIPAATAPASAPAATPAPTAAARPGAYAGSADLECDMLVLGAGPGGYSAAFRAADLGLKTVIVERYATLGGVCLNVGCIPSKALLHVAQVIDEAGHMAAAGITFAKPAVDLDALRAHKDKVVGKLTAGLAGMAKGRKVEVVRGLGTFLDANHVEVELTSGSGQDKTGEKKVVRFGQCIIAAGSAAVHLPFIPKDPRVVDSTGALELRTSGGKAPAKMLVIGGGIIGLEMATVYSTLGTRVDVVEMLDALMQGPDRDAVKVWEKQNAQRFDNIMLKTKTVAVEAKDDGLWVTFEGAEGGKSAPQGPQRYDMILQAAGRSPNGGKIGAENAGVVVTDRGFIPVDGQMRTNVPHIFAIGDIVGNPMLAHKAVHEGHVAAEVAAGQKAAFDATVIPSVAYTHPEVAWVGYTEEQAKKEGRKIETAKFPWAASGRAIANGADYGFTKLIFDAETHRVIGGAIVGPSAGDMIGEVCLAIEMGADAVDIGKTIHPHPTLGETIGLAAEVAHGSCTDIPPMRRK; translated from the coding sequence ATGAGCCAGATTGTTGAAGTAAAAGTCCCGGACATCGGCGATTTCTCCGATGTCCCCGTCATCGAGCTGTTCGTCAAGGCCGGTGATGCGATCAAGGTCGACGAGTCGATCTGCACGCTCGAATCGGACAAGGCGACGATGGACGTGCCGTCGTCGGCCGAGGGCGTCATCCGTGAAGTGCTCGTCAAGGTCGGCGACCGCGTCGGCGAAGGCGCGGTGCTGCTGAAGGTCGAGACCGAAGGCGCGGGCGCCACACCGGCCGGCGCTGGCGAAGCGAAGGCCATCCCGGCCGCCACGGCGCCCGCATCCGCCCCGGCTGCGACGCCGGCGCCGACCGCCGCCGCGAGGCCCGGCGCCTACGCCGGTTCGGCCGACCTCGAGTGCGACATGCTCGTGCTCGGCGCCGGCCCCGGCGGCTACTCGGCCGCGTTCCGCGCCGCCGACCTGGGCCTGAAGACCGTCATCGTCGAACGTTATGCGACGCTCGGCGGCGTGTGCCTCAATGTCGGCTGCATCCCGTCGAAGGCGCTGCTGCACGTCGCGCAAGTGATCGACGAAGCCGGGCACATGGCGGCGGCCGGCATCACGTTCGCGAAGCCCGCCGTCGACCTCGACGCGCTGCGCGCGCACAAGGACAAGGTCGTCGGCAAGCTCACCGCCGGCCTCGCCGGCATGGCCAAAGGCCGCAAGGTCGAGGTCGTGCGCGGCCTCGGCACGTTCCTCGACGCGAACCACGTCGAAGTCGAGCTGACCTCCGGCAGCGGTCAGGACAAGACCGGCGAGAAGAAGGTCGTGCGCTTCGGCCAGTGCATCATCGCCGCCGGCTCAGCCGCGGTGCATCTGCCGTTCATCCCGAAGGATCCGCGCGTCGTCGATTCGACCGGCGCGCTCGAACTGCGCACATCCGGCGGCAAGGCGCCCGCGAAGATGCTCGTCATCGGCGGCGGCATCATCGGCCTCGAGATGGCGACCGTCTATTCGACGCTCGGCACGCGCGTCGATGTCGTCGAGATGCTCGATGCGCTGATGCAGGGCCCGGACCGCGACGCTGTCAAGGTGTGGGAGAAGCAGAACGCGCAGCGCTTCGACAACATCATGCTGAAGACGAAGACCGTCGCCGTCGAGGCGAAGGACGACGGGCTGTGGGTCACATTCGAAGGTGCCGAGGGTGGCAAAAGCGCCCCGCAAGGCCCGCAGCGCTACGACATGATCCTGCAGGCGGCCGGGCGCAGCCCGAACGGCGGCAAGATCGGCGCGGAGAACGCCGGCGTCGTCGTCACGGATCGCGGCTTCATCCCGGTCGATGGGCAGATGCGCACGAACGTGCCGCACATCTTCGCGATCGGTGACATCGTCGGCAACCCGATGCTCGCGCACAAGGCGGTGCACGAGGGGCACGTCGCAGCCGAAGTCGCGGCCGGGCAAAAAGCCGCTTTCGACGCGACGGTGATCCCGAGCGTCGCCTACACGCACCCGGAAGTCGCGTGGGTCGGCTACACCGAAGAGCAGGCGAAGAAAGAAGGCCGCAAGATCGAGACCGCGAAGTTCCCGTGGGCCGCTTCGGGTCGCGCGATCGCGAACGGCGCCGACTACGGCTTCACGAAGCTGATCTTCGACGCCGAGACGCATCGCGTGATCGGCGGCGCGATCGTCGGCCCGTCGGCCGGCGACATGATCGGCGAAGTGTGCCTCGCGATCGAGATGGGCGCGGATGCCGTCGATATCGGCAAGACGATCCACCCGCACCCGACCTTGGGCGAGACCATCGGCCTGGCGGCCGAAGTGGCGCACGGCAGCTGCACTGACATCCCGCCGATGCGCAGGAAGTAA
- a CDS encoding DUF2868 domain-containing protein translates to MPAPDSTRLTAFESRWLAEALRLREEAAGPLDDRDAVAAVRAIDGGVEERIVRRALLLGEHEGMAGMIAAWRARSRLVLMLASAVALASGFGAALAVLGDGTRAVNVVWTLGGLLGVHLLSLLLWALGLSLGGRDAGGALGRVWLWLSTRLSPAGPAAGYVAKALAGLLGRARLLRWWLGAVTHGLWFAALCGALLGLLATLSARRYGFAWETTILSADVFVHLVRIVGWLPAQVGFAVPDAEHVRASGVAAAVDEAARIAWSSWLLGCVTMYGIVPRALLWAVCLVLWRVGRARLRLDLALPGYAVLVARLAPASERIGVTDADPGHFAGPRADGTHPLGSGAPLAVGLELPAGAGWPSALPAGVRDAGVIDSREQRKRLVAELQADPPARLLVACDARQTPDRGSLELIAELSRHAGDCRVWLTGGDGAGGHAPHWRESLDGIGMEAERVIGTPADAMDWLRGAGTGAEND, encoded by the coding sequence ATGCCTGCCCCCGATTCCACGCGACTGACAGCCTTCGAATCGCGCTGGCTGGCGGAGGCGCTCCGGCTGCGCGAGGAGGCGGCCGGCCCGCTCGACGACCGCGATGCGGTAGCCGCGGTGCGCGCGATCGACGGCGGCGTCGAGGAGCGGATCGTGCGCCGCGCACTGCTGCTGGGCGAGCACGAGGGAATGGCCGGGATGATCGCGGCGTGGCGCGCGCGCTCCCGGCTGGTGTTGATGCTGGCGTCGGCCGTCGCGCTGGCGAGCGGGTTCGGCGCCGCGCTCGCAGTGCTGGGCGACGGCACGCGTGCGGTCAACGTCGTGTGGACGCTGGGCGGCCTGCTCGGCGTGCATCTGCTGAGCCTGCTGCTGTGGGCGCTCGGATTGTCGCTGGGCGGGCGGGATGCGGGCGGTGCACTCGGGCGCGTCTGGCTGTGGCTGTCGACGCGGCTGTCGCCGGCCGGTCCCGCAGCGGGGTACGTCGCGAAGGCGCTCGCGGGCCTGCTCGGGCGCGCGCGGCTGTTGCGCTGGTGGCTCGGGGCGGTGACGCACGGATTGTGGTTCGCTGCGCTGTGCGGCGCGCTGCTCGGCCTGCTGGCGACGCTGTCCGCGCGGCGCTACGGCTTCGCCTGGGAAACGACGATCCTGTCGGCGGACGTGTTCGTGCATCTCGTGCGCATCGTCGGCTGGCTGCCGGCGCAGGTCGGCTTCGCGGTGCCAGACGCGGAGCATGTGCGCGCGAGCGGCGTGGCCGCCGCCGTGGACGAGGCGGCGCGCATCGCGTGGTCGTCGTGGCTCCTGGGCTGCGTGACGATGTACGGCATCGTGCCGCGGGCGCTGTTGTGGGCGGTGTGTCTCGTCCTGTGGCGTGTCGGGCGTGCGCGCCTGCGGCTCGACCTGGCATTGCCCGGCTACGCGGTGCTGGTCGCGCGGCTCGCGCCGGCGAGCGAGCGGATCGGCGTCACGGACGCCGATCCAGGGCACTTCGCAGGGCCGCGGGCGGACGGCACGCACCCGCTCGGCAGCGGGGCGCCGCTGGCGGTCGGACTCGAACTGCCGGCGGGCGCGGGATGGCCGTCAGCGCTGCCGGCCGGCGTGCGCGATGCGGGGGTCATCGACAGCCGCGAGCAGCGCAAGCGCCTCGTCGCCGAGCTGCAGGCCGACCCGCCAGCGCGGCTGCTGGTCGCGTGCGACGCGCGCCAGACGCCGGATCGCGGCAGCCTCGAACTGATTGCCGAGCTGTCGCGCCACGCGGGCGACTGCCGGGTATGGCTGACAGGGGGCGATGGCGCTGGCGGGCATGCGCCACACTGGCGGGAGTCGCTCGATGGCATCGGCATGGAGGCCGAGCGGGTCATCGGCACTCCGGCGGACGCGATGGACTGGCTGCGCGGCGCGGGGACGGGAGCCGAAAATGACTAG
- a CDS encoding FUSC family protein, which translates to MTPNNPGSRLKNVLRTEWQHLTTVNRSDRLWQMPFAAALATGLPLLVGAWFDHLDYGLISSLGGLVFLYTPNTPLYHRMVSLMACAFAMTACYALGVLSHFVPALMMLALVFIAILVTMLCRFYALGPPGSLFFIMAAAIGAYSPTPLLQVPLVVGLIFMGALLACLIAFFYSLYALHVQAPDPAAPLPLPTFDFVLFDSVVIGVFVGISLALAQVLQLERPYWVPVSCLAVIQGASLRAVWNKQLHRVVGTSIGLLVSWGLLLLPLDKWSISLAMMVLAFVIETAVVRHYGFAAIFITPLTILLAEAATLGSGSPAALIEARFFDTVLGCLVGLAGGVCLHDLRFRAVMGQQIRRLIPARLVR; encoded by the coding sequence ATGACTCCGAACAACCCGGGGTCCAGGCTGAAGAACGTGCTGCGGACCGAGTGGCAGCATCTGACGACGGTCAATCGCAGCGACCGGCTGTGGCAGATGCCGTTCGCGGCGGCGTTGGCCACGGGCCTGCCGCTGCTGGTCGGCGCGTGGTTCGATCACCTGGACTACGGGCTGATTTCGTCGCTGGGCGGGTTGGTGTTCCTATATACCCCGAACACCCCTCTGTATCACCGCATGGTGTCGCTGATGGCCTGTGCCTTCGCGATGACCGCCTGCTACGCGCTGGGGGTGCTGAGCCATTTCGTGCCGGCCCTGATGATGCTGGCGCTGGTCTTCATCGCCATTCTGGTGACGATGCTGTGCCGCTTTTATGCGCTGGGACCACCCGGCAGCCTGTTCTTCATCATGGCCGCCGCCATCGGCGCGTATTCGCCGACACCGCTGCTGCAGGTGCCGCTGGTGGTGGGGCTGATCTTCATGGGTGCGCTGCTCGCCTGCCTGATTGCGTTTTTCTACAGCCTGTACGCACTACACGTGCAGGCGCCCGACCCGGCAGCCCCGTTGCCGCTGCCGACCTTCGATTTCGTGCTTTTCGATTCGGTGGTGATCGGCGTGTTCGTGGGCATCTCGCTCGCGCTGGCGCAGGTGTTGCAGCTCGAACGCCCCTACTGGGTGCCGGTGAGCTGCCTCGCCGTGATCCAGGGCGCGTCGCTACGCGCAGTGTGGAACAAGCAACTGCATCGCGTGGTGGGGACCAGCATCGGCCTGCTCGTGTCGTGGGGCCTGTTGCTGCTGCCGCTGGACAAATGGAGTATCTCACTGGCGATGATGGTACTGGCCTTCGTGATCGAGACGGCGGTCGTGAGGCACTACGGGTTCGCGGCGATCTTCATCACCCCGCTGACGATCCTGCTGGCCGAAGCCGCGACGCTGGGGAGCGGGTCGCCGGCAGCACTGATCGAGGCGCGCTTTTTCGATACCGTCCTCGGCTGCCTCGTCGGGCTGGCGGGCGGGGTTTGCCTGCACGATCTGCGCTTCAGGGCGGTCATGGGGCAGCAGATACGACGCCTGATCCCAGCTCGCCTCGTGCGTTGA
- a CDS encoding DUF3482 domain-containing protein translates to MTRPLRIAVVGHTNTGKTSLMRTLTRDTGFGEVSSRPSTTRHVEGARLLADGEVLVELYDTPGLEDPIALLERLEAIEAPGGERLDDTTRIERFLATPVAGHRFEQEAKVLRQMLASDAAFYVVDVRDPVLAKHRDELAILGGCAIPLLPVLNFVRDPAANESSWREALARLGLHAVVRFDTVAPERDGERRLYEKLATLVDTHRPGLDRLVACREREAQARHAAALRLVAGLLVDVAAARVAVATEAQAIERAVAALHERVRRREQACVDALLALYRFRPDDVDAGDLPLLDGRWESDLFNPETFRAMGVRLGTGAAAGAAAGVGIDLMLGGLTLGAAAALGALAGGGWQAVRQFGNLVVEKLRGQRELSVDDAILRLLALRQLRLLDALESRGHAAIAPIRLVDPHVRQWREGAIPELVLRARVHPEWSRLFAASGDDEARDEAVGVLAALLSETAGT, encoded by the coding sequence ATGACTAGACCGCTGCGCATCGCCGTCGTCGGGCACACCAACACCGGCAAGACGTCGCTGATGCGCACGCTGACGCGCGACACCGGTTTCGGCGAGGTGTCGAGTCGGCCGAGCACGACTCGTCACGTGGAAGGCGCGCGGCTGCTGGCCGACGGCGAGGTGCTCGTGGAGTTGTACGACACGCCGGGGCTCGAAGACCCGATCGCGCTGCTCGAGCGGCTCGAGGCGATCGAGGCGCCCGGCGGCGAACGGCTCGACGATACGACACGGATCGAGCGCTTCCTCGCGACCCCGGTGGCCGGTCACCGCTTCGAGCAGGAAGCGAAGGTGCTGCGCCAGATGCTCGCGAGCGACGCGGCGTTCTATGTCGTCGACGTGCGCGATCCGGTCCTGGCGAAGCATCGCGACGAGCTCGCGATCCTCGGCGGCTGTGCGATCCCGCTGCTGCCGGTGCTGAACTTCGTGCGCGACCCGGCGGCCAATGAATCCTCGTGGCGCGAGGCGCTCGCGCGGCTCGGACTGCATGCGGTCGTGCGCTTCGACACGGTTGCACCGGAGCGCGACGGCGAGCGGCGCCTGTACGAGAAGCTCGCGACGCTGGTGGACACGCATCGACCCGGCCTCGATCGGCTCGTCGCATGCCGGGAACGCGAGGCGCAGGCGCGGCATGCGGCGGCGCTGAGGCTCGTCGCCGGGCTGCTCGTCGACGTCGCCGCGGCGCGCGTCGCCGTCGCGACTGAAGCGCAGGCGATCGAGCGCGCGGTCGCGGCGCTGCACGAGCGCGTGCGGCGGCGCGAGCAGGCTTGCGTCGACGCGTTGCTCGCGCTCTACCGGTTCCGCCCGGACGACGTCGATGCGGGCGATCTGCCGCTGCTCGACGGTCGCTGGGAGAGCGATCTCTTCAACCCGGAGACCTTCCGCGCGATGGGCGTGCGGCTCGGTACCGGCGCGGCGGCAGGAGCGGCCGCCGGGGTCGGCATCGACCTGATGCTCGGCGGGCTGACGCTCGGGGCCGCGGCCGCGCTCGGCGCGCTCGCCGGGGGCGGCTGGCAGGCGGTGCGCCAGTTCGGCAACCTTGTCGTCGAAAAGCTGCGCGGCCAGCGCGAGCTCAGCGTCGACGACGCGATCCTGCGCCTGTTGGCGTTGCGCCAGCTGCGCCTGCTCGACGCGCTCGAATCCCGCGGCCATGCCGCGATCGCCCCGATCCGGCTCGTCGATCCGCACGTGCGTCAATGGCGCGAGGGCGCGATTCCCGAGCTCGTGCTGCGGGCGCGAGTGCATCCGGAGTGGTCGAGGCTGTTCGCGGCGAGCGGCGACGACGAGGCGCGCGACGAGGCGGTTGGGGTGCTCGCTGCCTTGCTGTCCGAAACTGCCGGAACGTGA